One window from the genome of Flavobacterium agricola encodes:
- a CDS encoding winged helix-turn-helix transcriptional regulator: MDTIDSSDVRRRIQAVHDTMYVLSGKWKISILASLCFGVKRFSEILRDVDGISGKVLSRELKDMEMNLLIKRTVLNTHPVTIQYEITEYCDMLIPIIHNLSEWGIKHRKKIIER; this comes from the coding sequence ATGGATACAATAGATAGTTCAGACGTTCGCAGAAGGATACAGGCTGTACACGATACAATGTACGTGTTGAGTGGAAAATGGAAAATATCAATCCTCGCTTCTCTCTGTTTCGGCGTAAAGAGATTTTCTGAAATACTAAGAGACGTAGATGGGATTTCGGGGAAAGTTTTAAGCCGTGAACTGAAAGATATGGAGATGAATTTGCTAATCAAACGTACAGTCTTGAACACACACCCTGTCACGATTCAATACGAAATCACTGAATATTGTGACATGTTAATTCCTATTATCCACAACCTTTCCGAATGGGGAATCAAGCATCGAAAAAAGATTATTGAGAGGTGA
- a CDS encoding ketopantoate reductase family protein, with translation MKVLMFGRGVISTQYAWALEKAGHIVEFYVREGSKAKYGESVSLNIYDARKSLRGVLINENWSIKIKEDLSTEHDYDLIILSVQHYQFESAVSFLANKIGNATLLIFNNFWEEPQTLVSNLPISKIVWGFPVAGGGFDEKGVLKGGLMKTVVIGTFGTEQTQRGREVINLFKLSGFKVKETKDFRSWLFSHFIFNASLHLENLKHKQMSLLELVTTTKYWRNVKLNGKELLLLLKARNVDLNVNKELNIFIFPPFLLVLIKKSAIWFLPYIKQVLIGHSNSYELKSYCKDVLLTAEELKLNLPRYEQNKHLWN, from the coding sequence ATGAAAGTATTAATGTTTGGCAGGGGCGTTATTTCGACTCAATATGCTTGGGCACTTGAAAAAGCAGGTCATATCGTAGAGTTTTACGTACGGGAGGGTAGTAAAGCTAAATATGGAGAAAGTGTTTCTTTAAATATCTATGATGCAAGAAAATCACTAAGAGGCGTTCTGATAAATGAAAATTGGAGTATCAAAATAAAAGAAGACTTGAGTACCGAGCACGATTACGATTTAATAATTTTAAGTGTTCAACACTATCAGTTCGAAAGTGCAGTTAGTTTTTTAGCTAATAAAATCGGCAACGCAACATTACTTATTTTCAATAACTTTTGGGAAGAACCCCAAACATTGGTTTCCAATCTACCCATTAGCAAAATAGTCTGGGGCTTTCCAGTTGCAGGTGGTGGATTTGATGAAAAAGGTGTTTTAAAAGGGGGATTGATGAAAACAGTAGTCATTGGAACTTTTGGAACAGAACAAACACAGCGAGGTAGAGAAGTAATAAATCTTTTCAAATTATCGGGTTTTAAGGTAAAGGAAACTAAAGATTTTCGCTCGTGGCTGTTTTCACATTTTATATTTAATGCTTCATTGCACCTCGAGAACCTAAAACACAAGCAAATGTCCCTACTTGAATTAGTAACAACTACAAAATATTGGCGAAATGTAAAATTAAACGGTAAAGAACTACTGCTGCTACTCAAAGCAAGAAATGTGGATTTAAATGTAAACAAGGAATTAAATATATTTATTTTCCCTCCTTTCTTACTTGTCCTGATAAAAAAGTCAGCTATTTGGTTTTTACCTTACATAAAACAAGTATTGATAGGACATTCAAATTCTTACGAATTAAAATCATATTGTAAAGATGTTCTTTTGACAGCTGAAGAGCTAAAACTAAATCTTCCCAGATACGAACAAAACAAGCATCTATGGAATTAA
- a CDS encoding Crp/Fnr family transcriptional regulator has translation MYDILKNHIEKIISLTDSEFEFVASLFTPKVYKKGQFIFHEGEYLTKNFFVCKGLLKLVYNDSDAREHIVSFAMEDWWETDFEAFYTQKKTTMSLICLEDTDVLFITYDDYKHLCNALPKIEHFFLEKAYFGFIAAQKRILSALTLNTAERYRQLIERYPNLIQRVPKSQLAAYLGVSRETLSRISI, from the coding sequence ATGTATGATATACTGAAGAACCATATCGAAAAAATTATTTCCCTTACAGATTCCGAATTTGAATTTGTAGCTTCTTTGTTCACTCCAAAAGTCTATAAAAAAGGACAGTTCATCTTCCACGAAGGAGAGTATCTTACTAAGAATTTCTTTGTATGTAAAGGCTTATTAAAGCTTGTATATAATGATTCCGATGCGCGCGAACATATTGTTTCTTTTGCTATGGAGGATTGGTGGGAAACTGATTTTGAAGCATTTTATACACAGAAAAAAACAACCATGTCACTCATATGTCTAGAAGATACGGATGTATTATTTATTACCTATGATGACTACAAACATCTCTGCAATGCCTTGCCCAAAATAGAACATTTCTTTTTGGAAAAAGCGTACTTTGGATTTATCGCCGCACAAAAACGAATTCTTTCCGCCCTTACCTTGAACACTGCGGAGCGTTATCGTCAGCTGATCGAACGATATCCTAACTTAATCCAACGGGTACCCAAATCTCAATTGGCGGCTTATCTGGGTGTTTCTCGAGAAACATTAAGCAGGATATCGATCTAA
- a CDS encoding GNAT family N-acetyltransferase, with product METNSIRLMKTRLEDISEIVGLENEDGNKSFIFPYTSEQHKATIDDENMEHLTVWDKPSGRIIGFIILCGIKNPNKSLEFRRIVISEKGKGIGRQCICLIKEYCFISLRFHKLWLDVFQDNERASNLYRSEGFRLDGILRDEIKTGNGYRSLLLMSILESEYS from the coding sequence ATGGAAACTAATTCTATTCGTTTAATGAAAACTCGTTTGGAAGATATATCCGAAATAGTCGGACTTGAAAATGAAGACGGAAATAAGTCTTTTATTTTCCCATATACCAGCGAGCAACATAAGGCTACCATAGATGATGAAAATATGGAACATCTCACCGTATGGGATAAACCATCCGGAAGAATAATCGGGTTTATTATTTTATGTGGCATTAAAAATCCGAATAAATCTCTTGAGTTTCGACGAATAGTCATTAGCGAAAAAGGGAAAGGAATTGGTAGACAGTGTATCTGTCTTATCAAAGAATATTGCTTTATCTCACTCAGATTTCATAAACTATGGCTTGATGTATTTCAAGATAATGAACGAGCCTCAAATCTGTACAGGTCAGAAGGATTCCGTTTAGACGGAATTCTACGTGACGAGATAAAGACGGGTAACGGGTATAGATCCTTACTGCTCATGTCCATTCTGGAATCTGAATACTCATAA
- a CDS encoding pirin family protein gives MIRRNISKITQNHWHNGFLGTGHRAMAVLDGVPYKDSDPFILFMDDSLNLPGGEPVGGAHPHAGFETLSLVLEGNEKDWKTGSFELMTAGKGIIHTEEITSKQKLRMLQVWLVLPPEKRYAQPFLQRMLLEEVPKIKTDTYEIRVYSGSSNGLISPLKNHTPFTLVDFRLEEKAVVTQEIPSHYNGLVYVLKGSVKAGDKIINAEQAGWLEKITENGESELQFEALVNDTHFVLYAGQPHNVPVVHHGPFVADTMEDIAQMYRDFRQGKFPHLNDLPSIQKISYTSQISN, from the coding sequence ATGATACGCAGAAATATTTCAAAAATAACCCAAAACCATTGGCATAATGGTTTTTTGGGAACAGGACATCGTGCAATGGCGGTATTGGACGGTGTACCTTACAAAGACAGCGACCCTTTTATTTTGTTTATGGACGACAGCCTTAACCTTCCTGGTGGAGAACCCGTAGGAGGAGCACATCCACACGCTGGGTTTGAAACCTTAAGCTTGGTTTTGGAAGGCAATGAAAAAGATTGGAAAACGGGAAGTTTTGAACTAATGACCGCCGGAAAAGGCATTATCCACACCGAAGAAATCACTTCCAAACAAAAACTTCGTATGCTGCAAGTGTGGTTGGTACTACCGCCCGAAAAGCGATACGCTCAACCTTTCTTACAAAGAATGCTATTGGAAGAGGTACCCAAAATTAAAACCGATACATACGAAATTCGTGTGTATAGCGGAAGCAGTAACGGATTGATTTCGCCATTAAAAAACCATACGCCATTTACTTTGGTGGACTTTAGGTTAGAAGAAAAAGCTGTGGTAACACAAGAAATTCCATCGCACTACAATGGTTTGGTATATGTATTAAAAGGCAGTGTTAAAGCAGGCGACAAAATTATCAATGCCGAACAGGCAGGTTGGCTTGAAAAAATCACAGAAAATGGTGAGAGCGAATTACAATTTGAAGCATTGGTAAACGATACACATTTTGTGTTGTATGCAGGACAACCGCATAATGTTCCTGTGGTTCATCACGGACCTTTTGTAGCAGACACAATGGAAGACATCGCACAGATGTATCGAGATTTTCGTCAGGGAAAATTTCCGCATTTGAACGATTTGCCAAGCATTCAGAAAATATCCTATACTTCACAAATAAGTAATTGA
- a CDS encoding RidA family protein, with product MEKREFSPWTWQNERSYVQAVEVKNPEGILYCSGQAAIEPNGISSNEDMKSQLQKAISNLEEVISLAGYKCEGMVRLKVYTTSMQDLWPHFHILQEWITQHNIRTALTAMEVNVLFETLKVELEATVVK from the coding sequence ATGGAAAAAAGAGAATTTAGTCCTTGGACATGGCAGAATGAACGCAGTTATGTACAAGCAGTTGAAGTCAAAAATCCAGAAGGTATATTATATTGTTCCGGGCAGGCCGCTATAGAGCCCAATGGTATATCTAGCAATGAAGACATGAAGTCACAGCTTCAAAAAGCAATTTCTAATCTAGAAGAGGTGATATCCTTAGCAGGATATAAGTGTGAAGGCATGGTTCGATTAAAGGTGTACACGACCTCTATGCAAGATCTTTGGCCACATTTTCATATCCTTCAGGAATGGATAACCCAACATAATATCAGAACAGCTTTGACTGCCATGGAGGTCAATGTATTGTTTGAAACATTAAAAGTTGAGCTGGAAGCTACAGTTGTCAAATAA
- a CDS encoding endonuclease MutS2, which produces MNIYPENFEHKIDFNAVREYIKEKCLSPLGIDKVNAMRFSTDFETIERWLTQTHEFSQIINNKESFPSEHFIDIRDALKQVEADNSFWLSEKEIPQLSDSLETIVRIVEFLNDESRNQPGKIKYPELKKLADEIKTFPSIIEKANSILDKSGQIKDNASKLLNTIRKNKIDAEKDITKAMAAALRTAQAQGIVGRDVQADMRGGHYLIPVTATNKRKIKGVVRDSSGSGKTFFIEPEAVVEASNRLRELQNDERKEIARILTEFTNLIRPEVDEILKSYDFLGTIDFIQAKASFSIRIKAIKPVLENRQNIEWTNAVHPLLDIALRQQKQHAHPLDIFLTEKDRILIVSGVNAGGKSLCLKTVALLQYMLQCGLLIPVDEGSKAGVFQNIFMDIGDGQSMENSLSTYTSHLTNMKFFVDHNDDKTLLLIDEFGGGTEPQIGGAIAETLLERFNNKKSFGLITTHFQNLKHFAYKTEGVINGAMLYDSENNCPMYKLSIGNPGSSFAIEVARRIGLDESIIADASGRIGEEFINMDKFLQSIAKDKLYWENKRKEIENGLGKSKPVTQPVQVLTDDIVKEIKNIKIGDTVRLTGQSAVGTISEIKGDEAIVFFGTIKSKVKLERLVFENN; this is translated from the coding sequence ATGAATATTTATCCGGAAAATTTTGAACATAAAATAGATTTCAACGCTGTACGTGAGTATATTAAAGAGAAGTGTCTAAGCCCCTTAGGCATCGACAAGGTAAACGCTATGCGTTTTTCAACTGATTTCGAAACAATCGAACGTTGGTTAACACAAACCCATGAGTTTTCTCAAATCATAAACAACAAAGAAAGTTTCCCTTCGGAACACTTTATTGATATCCGTGATGCCCTTAAACAGGTTGAAGCGGACAATTCTTTTTGGTTATCTGAAAAGGAAATCCCTCAATTATCCGATTCGCTGGAAACTATTGTTCGGATTGTTGAATTTTTGAATGACGAATCGAGAAACCAGCCCGGTAAGATAAAATACCCTGAACTCAAAAAACTGGCAGATGAAATAAAGACATTTCCATCAATCATCGAAAAGGCAAATTCAATCTTGGATAAGTCTGGACAAATAAAAGACAATGCCTCCAAGTTGCTGAACACCATCAGAAAAAATAAAATCGATGCGGAAAAAGATATTACCAAAGCTATGGCTGCCGCACTTCGTACGGCACAAGCACAGGGTATCGTAGGCAGAGATGTCCAAGCCGATATGAGAGGTGGGCATTATCTAATCCCGGTGACGGCTACCAACAAAAGAAAAATCAAAGGGGTCGTTCGTGACAGCTCTGGCAGTGGAAAAACATTCTTTATAGAACCCGAGGCGGTAGTCGAGGCATCTAATCGCTTGAGGGAATTGCAAAATGATGAACGAAAAGAGATTGCCCGGATATTGACAGAGTTTACGAATTTAATCAGACCCGAAGTGGATGAAATTCTAAAATCATACGACTTCCTCGGAACTATTGATTTTATTCAGGCAAAAGCATCTTTTTCGATACGTATCAAAGCTATAAAGCCCGTATTGGAGAACAGACAGAATATTGAATGGACTAATGCTGTACATCCATTATTGGACATTGCACTGCGACAACAAAAACAACACGCACATCCACTGGATATTTTTCTGACTGAAAAAGATAGGATTTTAATCGTATCGGGAGTTAATGCCGGAGGAAAGTCACTTTGCTTGAAAACGGTAGCTTTATTACAATATATGCTACAGTGCGGATTGTTAATTCCGGTAGATGAGGGTTCAAAAGCAGGTGTCTTCCAAAATATATTCATGGATATAGGCGACGGGCAAAGTATGGAGAATAGTTTGAGTACCTATACTTCGCATTTAACGAACATGAAGTTTTTTGTAGATCATAATGATGACAAAACGCTTCTTTTGATTGATGAGTTTGGAGGTGGAACAGAGCCTCAAATCGGAGGCGCAATTGCAGAAACACTTTTGGAGCGTTTCAATAACAAAAAAAGCTTTGGATTGATTACGACGCATTTCCAAAATCTAAAGCATTTCGCCTATAAAACAGAGGGAGTAATCAATGGTGCGATGCTGTACGATTCCGAAAATAACTGCCCAATGTACAAACTTTCGATAGGAAATCCGGGAAGTTCTTTTGCAATTGAAGTAGCCCGAAGAATAGGTTTAGACGAGAGTATTATCGCTGATGCTTCCGGTAGAATAGGTGAAGAATTTATTAATATGGATAAATTTCTCCAATCCATTGCGAAAGACAAACTGTACTGGGAAAATAAGCGAAAGGAAATAGAGAACGGCTTAGGTAAATCAAAACCTGTTACCCAGCCAGTTCAAGTTTTAACTGATGATATTGTCAAGGAGATAAAAAATATAAAAATTGGCGATACTGTTCGTTTAACGGGACAATCAGCGGTCGGAACCATATCCGAGATAAAAGGAGATGAGGCTATCGTTTTCTTTGGTACAATCAAAAGTAAGGTAAAACTGGAACGTTTGGTTTTTGAAAACAACTAA
- the blaOXA gene encoding class D beta-lactamase → MMINSRNILIILTSFLLSPYLTVKAQHIEVQSHLKKYYDQFNVEGTFVLYDQEADKYLVYNPALSDQAVTPASTFKICHSLIGLETGNIEDENHIINWDSVERQLPIWNKDHDLKNAFKNSTVWYYQELAKTIGASQMEDWLNKAQYGNANTSGGIDRFWLSGGLRITPKQQVDFLRRIHNYQLPFSKRSIDILKKIMVSNESADFVVRSKTGLGQQDNQNIGWYVGYIETKTNVYYFANCIQSKTIDYEHFINARTEIVDLILRELNLINE, encoded by the coding sequence ATGATGATTAACAGCAGAAATATCCTAATTATCCTAACTTCTTTCTTGTTAAGTCCTTATCTGACTGTAAAAGCTCAGCACATCGAGGTTCAAAGTCATTTAAAAAAATACTATGATCAATTTAACGTAGAGGGCACCTTCGTTTTATACGACCAGGAAGCAGACAAATATCTAGTGTACAATCCGGCTCTTTCTGATCAGGCAGTTACCCCCGCATCTACCTTTAAAATTTGTCACTCACTGATTGGTCTCGAAACGGGTAATATAGAGGATGAAAACCATATCATTAATTGGGACAGTGTAGAAAGGCAACTACCTATTTGGAATAAAGACCATGATCTAAAAAATGCATTTAAAAATTCTACCGTTTGGTATTATCAAGAACTTGCTAAAACTATTGGCGCTTCACAGATGGAAGACTGGCTGAATAAAGCACAATATGGCAATGCAAATACCTCAGGCGGTATTGATCGTTTTTGGTTGAGTGGAGGACTTCGTATTACTCCTAAACAGCAAGTTGATTTTTTAAGGAGAATTCATAATTACCAGCTACCTTTTTCAAAGCGATCCATTGATATTCTGAAAAAGATAATGGTATCAAATGAAAGTGCAGATTTTGTTGTAAGGTCAAAAACAGGTTTGGGGCAGCAAGACAATCAAAATATTGGTTGGTATGTAGGTTACATAGAAACAAAAACCAATGTCTATTATTTTGCAAATTGTATTCAATCCAAAACCATAGACTATGAGCATTTTATAAACGCCAGAACGGAGATTGTTGACCTCATATTGAGAGAACTGAACCTTATAAATGAATGA
- a CDS encoding NAD(P)H-dependent oxidoreductase: protein MLNIFIINGGQIFGTSSGQLNKKLAEITANFMSSNGFNVRTSDINYEYDELVELENFLWADITIWHVPIWWFQLPHRLKEYMDVVFKNGEGRLYESDGRTRNDPQLNYGRGGLLHSKKYLITTSWNAPKGAFTIKGEIMDQTSVDDGVLFGFHRAMEFLGLSRLNGFHFYDVLKNMDKERFEEYKNQYIEHLNRTLKKEILLVSNPIDGKNT, encoded by the coding sequence ATGTTAAACATATTTATTATTAACGGTGGCCAAATTTTTGGAACTTCAAGTGGACAATTAAACAAAAAACTGGCCGAAATTACAGCTAATTTCATGAGTAGCAATGGTTTCAATGTTCGTACTTCTGACATCAACTACGAATATGATGAACTTGTAGAACTCGAAAATTTCCTTTGGGCTGATATTACCATTTGGCATGTACCTATTTGGTGGTTTCAACTACCACATAGATTAAAAGAATATATGGATGTGGTTTTTAAAAACGGAGAAGGGAGGCTTTATGAAAGCGATGGCCGCACAAGAAATGATCCTCAATTAAATTACGGTAGAGGTGGGTTGCTTCATTCTAAAAAATATTTGATAACAACTAGTTGGAATGCACCGAAAGGAGCATTTACAATTAAAGGTGAAATCATGGACCAAACCTCGGTAGATGATGGTGTTTTATTTGGTTTTCATAGGGCAATGGAATTCTTGGGATTATCGAGGCTTAACGGATTTCATTTTTATGACGTTCTTAAAAATATGGATAAAGAACGCTTCGAAGAGTATAAGAATCAATATATAGAGCACCTTAATCGAACACTAAAAAAAGAGATTTTATTGGTTAGTAACCCTATTGATGGTAAAAACACTTAG
- a CDS encoding alpha/beta fold hydrolase has translation MAQSKVTLKKQTENTERNIYYRTINAAGHNIFYRESGPQDAPVILLLHGYPTSSHMFRSLIPILNKKYHVIAPDLPGFGYSDSPKRENFDYTFDNLTNVMQAFIDTLELKRFAVYVFDYGAPTGYRLMMANPEKITGFISQNGNAYEEGLGTAWDAVKRYWISNSEKDRDALRGFVKEQELRFQYFTGVENPELIAPEAYTLDQYFLDRPGSDEKQLDLLYDYKHNVDLYPEFQKYFREYQPKALIAWGDKDPYFLPEGAKAYKRDIPDAIVKLYDTGHFALETHVKEIAQDILDFMLTLPD, from the coding sequence ATGGCACAATCTAAAGTGACTCTAAAAAAACAAACAGAAAACACAGAGCGTAACATTTACTATCGCACAATAAATGCAGCCGGACATAATATTTTCTATCGGGAGTCTGGACCACAGGACGCTCCAGTAATACTACTTCTCCATGGCTATCCCACATCATCACATATGTTTCGAAGTCTTATTCCGATTTTGAATAAAAAGTATCATGTTATAGCTCCTGATCTTCCCGGATTTGGCTATTCAGACTCTCCTAAAAGGGAAAATTTCGATTACACGTTTGATAACCTTACTAACGTGATGCAGGCATTTATCGACACTTTGGAACTCAAAAGGTTTGCAGTATATGTATTTGATTACGGTGCACCTACGGGCTATCGCTTAATGATGGCAAACCCAGAAAAAATAACAGGATTTATATCGCAGAATGGCAACGCTTATGAAGAAGGATTGGGTACTGCATGGGATGCAGTAAAAAGATATTGGATTAGCAACTCAGAAAAGGATAGGGATGCGCTAAGAGGATTTGTAAAAGAGCAAGAGCTCAGGTTTCAATATTTTACCGGGGTCGAAAATCCTGAATTAATTGCACCTGAAGCATATACACTGGACCAATACTTTCTTGATCGGCCAGGATCTGACGAAAAACAACTTGACTTATTATATGATTACAAACATAACGTGGATCTTTATCCAGAATTTCAAAAATACTTCAGAGAATACCAGCCCAAGGCTTTGATAGCTTGGGGAGATAAAGACCCTTATTTTCTTCCAGAAGGTGCCAAAGCTTACAAAAGAGATATACCAGATGCAATTGTCAAGCTTTACGATACAGGACATTTTGCGTTAGAAACTCATGTAAAGGAAATTGCGCAAGATATTCTTGATTTTATGCTAACATTACCCGACTAG
- a CDS encoding NAD(P)H-dependent oxidoreductase produces MRLLDDLKWRYATKKFSSKKVSNEDIETIVEAINLSASSLGMQTYRVFVIEDQALKKRLGEGSFNTQIGESSHLLVFAAFGSISQEMIDDYITFFAYEREQPVEELAEFKHAICNFLLPRSDEENFTWSSKQAYIGLGTALIAAANLKIDATPMEGFDADKFDNLLELRDKNLKSVVLLALGYRDQERDFLANLKKVRVPNEEFAITIK; encoded by the coding sequence ATGAGATTATTAGATGATTTAAAATGGCGGTATGCCACCAAAAAATTTAGTAGCAAAAAAGTTTCAAATGAAGATATAGAAACTATAGTTGAAGCCATCAACCTTTCTGCTTCATCATTGGGAATGCAAACCTACAGAGTTTTTGTGATCGAAGATCAAGCGTTAAAGAAGAGACTCGGTGAGGGGTCTTTTAATACGCAAATAGGTGAATCTTCTCATCTATTGGTGTTTGCCGCTTTCGGATCCATTAGTCAAGAGATGATTGATGATTATATTACATTTTTCGCTTATGAAAGAGAACAGCCTGTCGAGGAATTAGCAGAGTTTAAACACGCCATTTGTAATTTTCTTTTGCCTCGTAGCGATGAAGAAAATTTCACATGGTCAAGTAAGCAAGCTTATATTGGCCTTGGAACTGCTCTAATTGCTGCCGCAAACCTAAAGATAGACGCTACGCCTATGGAAGGCTTTGATGCCGATAAGTTTGATAACTTATTAGAATTAAGGGATAAAAACTTGAAGAGTGTAGTATTGCTTGCCTTGGGTTATCGTGATCAAGAAAGAGATTTCTTAGCGAACCTTAAAAAGGTAAGAGTCCCAAATGAAGAGTTTGCTATTACTATTAAATAA
- a CDS encoding LysR family transcriptional regulator — protein MNINDLKLFMAVAFHGNFTKAAEASYTVQSNVTARIKSLEEEFDTKLFLRTSRKVELTSEGETLLHYSKQIINLIEEAKISIGKNDIVNGQIKIGFLETTMAHKGPSIVHEMADKFPLIDLHLTSSMRDTLIDSVLNYKLDAAFIPRRYTTKS, from the coding sequence ATGAACATTAATGATCTGAAATTATTTATGGCGGTTGCTTTTCATGGTAATTTTACCAAAGCTGCAGAAGCGTCTTATACTGTACAATCGAATGTAACAGCAAGGATAAAAAGTCTGGAAGAAGAGTTTGATACGAAATTGTTTTTGAGAACTTCTAGAAAGGTTGAACTTACCTCAGAAGGGGAGACACTACTACATTATTCCAAGCAAATTATTAACTTAATTGAAGAGGCAAAAATATCCATCGGAAAAAACGACATAGTTAATGGTCAAATTAAAATAGGCTTTCTAGAAACTACAATGGCTCATAAAGGACCTAGCATTGTCCACGAAATGGCTGACAAATTTCCTCTGATTGATCTTCATTTAACTTCAAGTATGCGTGATACGCTAATTGATAGCGTGTTAAACTACAAATTAGACGCAGCATTTATACCGCGCCGGTATACAACGAAGAGCTGA
- a CDS encoding LysR substrate-binding domain-containing protein, whose translation MVAVTPIFVKNLEDLLEQPLMKAIVFDQGCFFRARLEAWLISHNIMNYHKTVINSIEGVVNFIESGIGFSFLPEEIVSTFYSGRKIKTHALPKEIGAVKNALIYRKESVSSPVLKAFISLFT comes from the coding sequence ATTGTCGCCGTAACGCCAATCTTTGTTAAAAATCTCGAAGATTTGCTAGAACAACCTCTTATGAAAGCAATTGTGTTTGATCAAGGTTGCTTTTTCAGAGCTCGATTGGAAGCTTGGCTGATAAGCCATAACATTATGAATTATCATAAAACGGTCATTAACTCCATAGAAGGAGTTGTCAATTTCATAGAATCTGGAATTGGTTTTAGCTTTCTGCCTGAAGAAATTGTATCAACCTTTTATAGTGGAAGGAAAATTAAAACACATGCTTTACCTAAAGAAATTGGGGCTGTCAAAAACGCCCTAATCTATCGTAAAGAGAGTGTATCCTCTCCTGTGCTCAAAGCGTTTATTAGTCTGTTTACATAA
- a CDS encoding RteC domain-containing protein translates to MKQFYNEKISELEIAIDEVEIETDCSLARLETVIHLVLKCLSELKEYVLKRGFKNTNEEIRFFKYQKPVIVAKLIYYNTIYKIETKKPYGTKPIRKYLNKELKKLKRFFDNNLDFYKYYRSNNSFLDDKYFLRGQLDIQLCVDTGHFQSDMTFSTSHDYKVAKIIANDLIQVYIEDQLYRNTEHEKLDKDLPRLNWTGSKASLIELIYALHYQRVFDNGNNDIREIARYFESAFGIDLGNFYQTYLELRNRKMNRTKFLDALREELLRKMDGQDEK, encoded by the coding sequence ATGAAACAGTTTTACAATGAAAAAATATCTGAACTGGAGATAGCCATCGACGAAGTAGAGATAGAGACCGATTGTTCCTTAGCGCGGTTAGAGACTGTAATACATCTCGTTCTCAAATGCCTATCCGAATTAAAAGAATATGTTCTGAAAAGAGGGTTTAAAAATACTAATGAAGAAATCCGTTTTTTCAAATATCAGAAACCAGTTATCGTAGCCAAGCTCATTTACTACAATACGATTTACAAAATTGAAACAAAAAAGCCTTATGGAACAAAGCCCATAAGGAAGTATCTAAACAAAGAACTGAAAAAGCTAAAGAGGTTTTTTGACAACAACCTCGACTTCTATAAGTATTACCGGAGTAACAACTCTTTTCTCGACGATAAATATTTTTTACGGGGTCAGCTGGACATTCAGCTATGCGTTGATACAGGACATTTTCAGTCTGATATGACTTTTTCTACTTCTCATGATTATAAGGTTGCCAAAATAATCGCAAACGACCTGATACAGGTGTATATCGAAGACCAACTGTATAGAAACACAGAACACGAAAAATTAGATAAAGACCTTCCGAGATTGAATTGGACAGGTAGTAAAGCTTCTTTGATTGAATTGATTTACGCCTTGCACTATCAAAGGGTGTTTGACAATGGGAACAACGATATAAGAGAAATAGCCCGGTATTTTGAAAGTGCATTTGGCATCGATTTGGGTAATTTTTATCAGACCTATTTAGAGTTGAGAAACAGAAAAATGAACCGGACAAAATTCCTTGATGCACTTCGGGAGGAACTTTTGCGGAAAATGGACGGGCAGGACGAAAAGTAG